A stretch of Manis javanica isolate MJ-LG chromosome 1, MJ_LKY, whole genome shotgun sequence DNA encodes these proteins:
- the CAPG gene encoding macrophage-capping protein — MYTPLPQSGSPFPGLVRSPGLHIWRVEKLKPVPVARENQGIFFSGDSYLVLYNGLEEFSHLHMWIGQQSSRDEQGACAMLAVQLNTLLGDRPVQHREVQGNESDLFMSYFPHGVKYQEGGVESAFHKTSPGTTPAPIKKLYQVKGKKNIRATEQALSWDSFNTGDCFILDLGQNIFTWCGAKSNILERNKARDLALAIRDSERQGKARVEIVTDGEEPAEMIQVLGPKPVLKEGNPEEDLMADQVNSRTAALYKVSNATGQMNLTKVADSSPFALELLVSDDCFVLDNGLCGKIYIWKGQKANEKERQAALQVAEDFISRMRYPPNTQVEILSQGHESPIFKQFFKSWQ; from the exons ATGTACACACCCCTTCCCCAGAG TGGCTCTCCATTCCCGGGCTTGGTGCGCTCTCCTGGCCTGCACATCTGGCGGGTGGAGAAGCTGAAGCCAGTGCCAGTAGCTCGCGAGAACCAGGGCATCTTCTTCTCCGGGGACTCCTACCTTGTTCTGTACAATGGCCTGGAAGAGTTCTCCCACCTGCACATGTGGATAG GCCAGCAGTCATCCCGAGATGAGCAGGGGGCCTGTGCTATGCTCGCTGTGCAACTCAACACCCTGCTTGGGGATCGGCCTGTGCAGCATCGAGAGGTGCAGGGCAATGAGTCCGACCTCTTCATGAGCTACTTCCCACATGGCGTCAAGTACCAG GAGGGCGGAGTGGAGTCGGCATTTCACAAGACCTCCCCAGGGACCACCCCAGCTCCCATCAAGAAACTCTACCAGGTGAAGGGGAAGAAGAACATCCGTGCCACAGAGCAGGCGCTGAGCTGGGACAGTTTCAACACTGGGGACTGCTTCATCCTGGACCTGGGCCAG AACATCTTCACCTGGTGTGGTGCAAAGTCCAATATCCTGGAGCGCAACAAGGCGCGGGACCTGGCCCTGGCCATCCGGGACAGTGAGCGACAGGGCAAGGCCCGGGTGGAGATTGTCACCGATGGGGAGGAGCCTGCTGAGATGATCCAG GTCCTGGGCCCTAAGCCTGTTCTGAAGGAGGGCAACCCTGAAGAAGACCTCATGGCTGATCAGGTGAATTCCCGCACTGCAGCTCTGTACAAG GTCTCTAATGCCACTGGGCAGATGAACCTGACCAAGGTGGCTGATTCCAGCCCCTTTGCCCTGGAGTTGCTGGTATCTGATGACTGCTTCGTGCTGGACAACGGGCTCTGTGGCAAGATCTACATCTGGAAGG GGCAAAAAGCTAACGAGAAGGAGCGGCAGGCAGCCCTCCAAGTGGCTGAGGACTTCATCTCACGCATGCGGTACCCCCCAAACACTCAG